A genome region from Novosphingobium sp. G106 includes the following:
- a CDS encoding PDZ domain-containing protein, whose product MLEAAFPGECPILIGRDVLTRAVLECQFSRGRARIAAAFPPEEATGHARLEFTRSRHGLPIFQTQLEDLQPQPAVLDLGSNLVCSMSEQYAAEAGLLSRPVSTTMTAGLEGSIVGRQFTLGSLKFADYVLHDVPACVIPNWSLDAPINLGWPAFAAFDLVFEFDRDLYIRADEDRLALPLLRDRSGIGAQRFPDHLLVRHVALGSPAHEQGMIAGDRIVAIDGLPVDVGYPVAGKRLGRQAAGTRISLTLEVGREIDLVLKDYF is encoded by the coding sequence ATGCTCGAGGCCGCCTTCCCCGGCGAATGCCCCATACTCATTGGCCGAGATGTCCTCACGCGCGCGGTTCTGGAGTGTCAGTTCTCGCGCGGACGTGCGCGTATCGCGGCGGCCTTCCCGCCGGAAGAAGCTACCGGTCATGCGCGTCTCGAGTTCACTCGAAGCCGGCATGGCCTTCCGATTTTCCAGACCCAGCTCGAGGATCTGCAGCCGCAGCCTGCGGTCCTCGACCTGGGCAGCAATCTCGTCTGCAGCATGTCGGAACAATATGCTGCTGAGGCCGGGCTGCTTTCCCGGCCGGTCTCGACGACCATGACCGCGGGACTGGAGGGGAGTATCGTAGGCCGGCAGTTCACGTTGGGATCGCTGAAATTCGCAGACTATGTCCTGCATGATGTGCCTGCCTGCGTCATCCCGAACTGGTCGCTGGATGCTCCGATCAATCTGGGATGGCCGGCGTTCGCTGCCTTCGACCTCGTCTTTGAGTTTGACCGCGATCTTTACATTCGCGCGGATGAGGATCGTCTTGCCTTGCCACTGTTGCGGGACCGCTCTGGCATAGGTGCCCAGCGCTTTCCGGATCATTTGCTCGTCAGGCATGTTGCCTTGGGGAGCCCAGCCCACGAGCAGGGTATGATCGCGGGCGATCGCATTGTCGCAATCGACGGGCTGCCTGTCGATGTCGGTTATCCCGTAGCGGGCAAAAGGCTTGGTCGCCAGGCTGCGGGCACCCGAATATCGCTGACTCTCGAAGTCGGGCGCGAGATCGACCTCGTCCTCAAGGACTACTTTTGA